TACGCGCATTTACTTCTGATAACTCTGTAACCAAAACCTTAGTCGCCACTGGTAACCCTGCGACTTTTTCACAAGAGTTAGACGACGGTAAAATCGGTACCGCTAGCGCCTCTGAAGTACGCTACGACCTCGCAAGCACCACCTTGACGCTGACAGGTAAGGCTAAGCTTGACCAAGCAGGCAGTCAGGTAACGGGTGATATCATTCGCTACAACATTGATAAGCAAGAACTCATAGCCCAAAGTAAGGGCGATGAGCGAGTGATTACCATTATCCAGCCAGAGAACTTCCAAGATCCGTCAGAGCAAGCACCTGTCGAGCAGCAGCCTGAGCCGCAAAGGCGAATAGAACAACAGCAAGAGCCATCAACACAAGGTAATCAGTAGGCTAAGTAATGACAGAGCAAATCACCTTAACGGCTGAAAACCTGGCTAAAAGCTATAAGAACCGCCAAGTAGTGAAAGACGTAAGCTTATCGGTTTCCACTGGGCAAATTGTTGGTCTACTGGGCCCAAATGGTGCAGGTAAAACCACCACCTTTTACATGGTTGTTGGACTTGTAAAAAGTGACCACGGGCGCATTTTAATTGATGCAGATGATTTAACTTCTGATCCAATGCATCTGCGTGCGCGCAAAGGCATTGGTTACTTACCCCAAGAAGCAAGCATCTTCCGTAAACTAACTGTACACGACAACATCATGGCAGTTTTACAAACACGTAAAGAGCTAACTAAAGAGCAACGTGTTGAAGAACTTGAACATTTACTCGAAGAATTCCATATCACTCACATTCGCGATAGCCAAGGTATGGCATTATCAGGCGGTGAACGTCGCCGAGTAGAAATTGCCCGAGCACTGGCTGCAAACCCGAAATTTATCTTGCTCGATGAACCATTTGCGGGTGTTGACCCAATTTCGGTAATCGACATCAAGAAAATTATTCAGCAACTCAAATCTCGTGGTCTAGGGGTGCTGATCACTGACCATAATGTGCGTGAAACCCTCGATGTTTGTGAGCATGCTTATATCGTGAGCCAGGGTAACTTAATTGCCGAGGGGACACCAGATGAGATCTTGAGCGATCAGCAAGTTCGTGCAGTATACTTAGGTGAACAATTCAAGCTATAGTTATTGATGATTTGGTTTCGCTCGCTCAACTACATGGGCGGCGACAGCATTAGCTTCGACTGAGTACCAATCCAGTCTCTCCTAAGGAAACCAATTACAAGCATTAATGTGTGTCTCTTATACGATACCTAGGGATAAGTGGTAAATGAAAGCGTCACTACAGCTCAAAATGGGTCAACACCTGACTATGACCCCACAACTGCAACAGGCAATTCGCCTACTGCAGCTGTCTTCATTGGAGCTACAACAAGAAATACAACAAGCATTAGACTCTAACCCACTGCTTGAAGTAGAAGAATTTTACGACGGTAAAGACGCCTCAAAAGACAAACAAGATCAAGCTGATACCGATTTTAGTGAAGCAAGCCAAAAGTCTGCTGAAACAGATACTTCCAACGTTGATCTCGCAGACTCGCTCAATAAAGAATCTATGCCTGACGAGCTGCCAATGGACACCACCTGGGATGAAGTCTATACAGCCTCACCAGTTGCCAGCACTGGCGCAACCAGCTCTGGCTCACGCGACGATGATATGCCATTTCAAGGCGAGACCACAGAAGGTCTATACGAGCATTTGGAATGGCAAAAAAACCTCACTCCTTTTTCTGATACCGATTTAGCCATCGCCACAGCCATTATCGATGCCATTGACGATACAGGCTATTTAACCCAAAGCACCGAAGATATCCTTAGCGCTATGGGCGATGAAGAGGTTGAGCTAGAGGAGGTTGAAGCAGTACTTAAACGTATTCAGCATTTTGACCCCATTGGCGTTGCTGCGCGCGATCTAAGTGAGTGCCTGCTTATACAGTTAGCGCAATTTCCTAATGACACGCCTCATATTGACAATGCGCGTATGTTGATTGCCAACTATCTCGACCTGATTGCTGGCCGTGACTTTCGTTTACTTATGCGTAAAACCAAGCTTAAAGAAGATGAACTTAGGGAAGCAATTCACCTGATCCAATCATTGAATCCAAAGCCTGGAGCGGCAATCACACCTAGTGATGATGAATATGTCATACCTGATGTTTCAGTATTAAAGAAAAATGGCCGCTGGGTCGTGGAGCTTAACCCTGACAACATGCCAAAAATTGGTGTCAATCAGCATTACGCTTCTATGGCTCGTAGCACCAAGAGCCAGGCTGACAGCCAGTTTATTCGCGGTCATTTGCAAGAGGCTAAGTGGTTCATTAAGAGTCTAGAAAGCCGTAATGACACCCTGTTAAAAGTGGCCAACTGTATCGTACAGTTCCAACAAGGCTTCTTTGAATATGGTGAAGAAGCCATGAAACCAATGGTACTCAACGATATTGCTGAGGCCGTCGAGATGCATGAATCCACTATTTCCAGGGTTACCACACAAAAGTACATGCATACGCCACGCGGTCTATTTGAACTCAAATACTTTTTCTCAAGCCATGTCAGCACAGATGACGGCGGCGAATGCTCATCTACAGCTATTCGCGCCTTTATCAAAAAGCTGGTCGCCGCTGAAAATCAGAAAAAGCCATTAAGCGATAGCAAAATGGCACAACTGTTAGCGGAGCAAGGGATTAATGTTGCTCGTCGTACGATAGCGAAATACCGTGAAGCAATGCTTATCCCGCCCTCAAACCAACGTAAGAGCTTATAAGCTCAATCAAAGGAGGACGATATATGCAAATAAACCTAACGGGGCACCACATTGAATTAACTGACTCACTTAGAGAGTATGTTGACAGTAAATTTGCCAAACTAGAGCGTCATTTTGAGCAAATCAACAATGTGCACGTTATCCTAAATGTCGACAAACAAGTACAAAAGGCTGAGGCTAAAGTCAGCCTTAGTGGAGGAGAAGTCTTCGCCACTTCTGAACACAGCGACATGTATGCTGCAATCGACTCTTTGATCAGCAAACTTGACCGCCAGGTAATCAAACATAAAGAGAAGCTAACCAAGCATTAATGATGGAAATTCGTACCATCCTGCAGCCGGAGTGCACTGCCTGTGCCACTCCGGGCAGTAAAAAAAAGGTATTGCAACTCATCAGCGAAATCGCAGCAGAGCAATACTCAGACCTTTCAGCACAAGAAATTTTCGAAAGTCTTGTCGCTCGAGAAAAAAAAGGTAGTACAGGTATAGGTAATGGCATCGCAATTCCCCACGGCCGTTTAGACAGTATCGAACAGCCTATCGCCGTATTTATCAAGTGCGATGAGGCGATTGACTTCGATGCCATCGATGATAAACCTGTCGATTTACTATTTGCGCTTATTGTACCGTCAGACCAATGTCAGCAACATTTGGCAACGCTGGCTTGTATTGCAGAAAAGCTTAATGACAAGCAAACACTCAAACAGTTACGTAAATCAACAGATAAAACTCAACTCTATCAGGTGATCGCTCAATGAAACTGGTTATCGTCTCAGGTCGTTCTGGCTCAGGAAAGTCCGTTGCACTTAGGGTGCTAGAAGACTTAGGTTACTACTGTGTCGACAATCTGCCGATCCCATTGATCAATACATTGCTTGAGCAGCTTAAAGGCTCACATGAGCTTATTGCGATTAGCGTTGATGTGCGCAACATAAAGGAGCAAGGAAAAGTACTGCAGGCTCAGCTACAACTATTACCAGCCGATATCAGTATCACTAGCTTCTTTTTGAGCTCGAACGACAAAGTGCTACTCAAACGTTATAGCGAAACGCGCCGTTTACATCCATTGTCTAAGCAACACCTGTCTTTGCAAGACGCCATAATTCAAGAAGGTAAATTACTCGAGCCTATTTCGAATATAACTGACCACTTTATTGATACCTCCGAGTTCAACATCTATGAGCTCAGTGACAAGGTTAGAGAAATTTTGCTTGGCAGTGTCGACCGTGAACTGGTGATCAATATCAACTCGTTTGGCTTTAAATATGGTATGCCTAAAGAAGCAGACTTTATGTTTGATGTGCGCTTTCTACCTAACCCTCACTGGGAGCCTGAGCTAAGACCACTAACAGGCCTAGACAAAGGGGTACAAAATTTCCTTAATCAGCAACCTCAGGTAGGTAAGTTTGTTCTGCAAATCGACAATTTTTTCGAAACCTGGATGCCGCAACTTGAGCGTAACAACCGCAGCTATGTCACCATCGCGATAGGTTGTACTGGTGGTCAACACCGCTCAGTGTTTATTGCTGAACAAGTAGCAAAACGCCTTAGCACGCACATCAAACACAAAATACTTGTGAGTCACCGCGAGCTAAGCACGCCAGCACAAAGCTAGCCTATACTTATAAAAAGTGCACAACCCTATGCTGCAACGACAAATAACCATATCTAACAAGCTCGGGCTGCACGCTCGCGCAGCAACTAAACTAGCAACCCTAGCTGCGAAATTCGACGCCGAAATAACGCTTATCCATGGCGACAAGCAAGCAAGCGCAGCCAGCGTATTAGGGCTATTAATGTTGGAAAGCGGTGTAGGAAAAACCATTACCCTCACAGCTAGCGGTAATGATGCTCAGGCTGCACTCGATGCAGTAAGCGCACTGATTGATGCTAAGTTCGAGGAAAACAGTTAACCCTCTGTGATACAAGCGAATTTTTAACATCAATATCATAAAAATGAATTAGTGGTACTCGACTTGATAAGCTACCATTAGCAAAATTTTTTGGGGAGAGTCTACCAATGGGTGTCGAAGTTTTAGATACAGAGCTAACAGAGCAAAGACTCAATCAACTCACCCAGGCCCTAGGAAGCGGCATGTTTGTCCACGTGCGCAACATGCTGCACGACATGGCACCTTCAGACGTTGCCCTCATTCTTGAGTCTTCCCCACCTCGCAGCCGTCAAGTACTATGGCAATTGATTGACCAGGAACAAGCTGGAGAAATCTTAGAAGAGCTTGGTGAAGACCTAAAAGACGCCCTCATTAGTAATATGACGCCGGAGCGGTTAGCGCAAGCAACCGCCGGCATGGATACCGACGACCTCGCCTACATTCTGCGCTCATTGCCTGATACCGTTTATCATCAGGTGTTGCAATCAATGACCAGTCAAGACAGGCACAGAGTTGAACAAGCATTGAGTTACCCAGATGATACTGCGGGTAGTTTAATGAATACCGATACAGTTACCCTTCGCCCTGACGTTAACATTGATGTTGTACTTAGATACCTGCGCCAACGAGGGCATCTACCTGATGCCACAGACATGCTGTACGTAGTCGACAGGCGCGACCAAGTACTAGGCGGTGTAAGACTATCTGATTTATTAACCTGTAACCCTAGTATGTCGGTGCGCGATGTCATGGATATTGAGTTAGAGAGCATTCCTGTCGACATGCCCGCTAATGAAGTTGCGCAACTGTTCGAGCGCCATGACTGGATGTCTGCCCCCATTGTTGATAGCGATGCCAAACTGCTTGGGCGTATCACCATTGATGATGTGGTTGATGTTATTCGTGAAAATGCAGAGCATGACATGATGGGTATGGCAGGTATGGACGACGCTGAAGATACCTTCGGTCCAGTCGTTAAAAGCACCTTTAAACGCTCATTATGGTTAACCATCAACTTATTTGCCGCCTTACTTGCAGCCTCGGTCAGCAACATGTTCGAAAACACCCTTGAGCAATTCGCTACCATTGCAATCTTAATGACTATTGTGCCGAGTATGGGCGGTGTTGCGGGTAACCAAACTTTAGCGCTGGTGATCCGCGGTATTGCCCTTGGACATATTGGTCAAAGTAACTCGCGCTGGCTTATTGGCAAAGAGCTAGCCATTGGCTGCTTAAATGGGGTTATGTGGGCAGTATTAGTATTTGCGGCTGTATGGCTTTGGAAAGGCGAGATAGCATTAGCTGGGCTCATCGGCGGTGCTATGCTGATCAATATGACAGTTGCAGGCTTAGCCGGTGCAGGCATTCCACTTATTCTAAAAAAATTCAATATTGATCCAGCGTTGGCTGGCGGCATGGTATTAACCACTGTCACTGATGTCATCGGCTTGTTCGCGTTTCTAGGCTTAGCTACAGCCTTCTTAATGTAGCACCTCACTCTATCTAAATATGCTTAGGCTGCTTGCGGCAAACCGTCAGCTCAGCCAGCCCTTCAAAGTCCAACATTGGTGCATTTGCACTAATTTTGGGCTTTTTGGTTTTCCCCCTAAAAACACACAAAGTATAACCAACTGATTTTATTGAATTTAAAAATACTTCTGAGTTGGCACAAAGCTTCCTTATAGTCACACATACCCCTAAAGAGGTATTCACCTAAATTAACCTTAACTAGGGCAAATTAGGATGAGAAGACATTGTTAAGAAAAAACAGGGAGAACAAAGCGCTAGCAAGGATAGCTTTAAAGCGCTAACTGTTGAGTCTAGGTGCAAATGCTAAATACGAAATGCTGATTGTTTCATGTTGACGCAAAGCGGCACCTTGTAGTCATTAAGATATATGGAGTTCACTATGATGCGAGTACACAACTTAAATAGTACAAAATGGCTGTTACCTATGTCTGACTTGTTGATGAAAGTTCGACGATTTTACCAGCAGGAGCAATATTTTTATCGTCATTTAGGTATTAGCACCTGGCCAATTAACAAACGCTAACGGTCGACGTTAAGCACAGGGCATAAGCATCAAAGTTATTTTGACCGCTACTAACTCAGTGATACCAAAGCTGACTAATAAAAACAAAAAGTCTATTAAGCGGCCAAAATGCAGTAACTAAATTTAAGGAAGTACAATGCAAAACCTAACTACTAAAGCGCCATTAGGTAGTGAAAGCACCAAGGTTAGTGATAATGAAAACAACTCACTGAGTTCACTTTTAAACCGAGCTTCGAGTGCTGAAAGCCGTAACACACAAGTCTCCGCTAGTCGCAGGCATCATGAGCTTTCCATGCAACAAACACTGGTTCATGAGGTTATTCATCACAACAAACTAGTATCACATGTAGCTAAAGAGCATGGCATCTCGTCTAAAAAGCTTTACCAATGGGTTAAGGCTGCGCAGTCTTCTGCCAACGACAGCAAGCAGCAACAATGTGAACAACTCAACTTACAGATAGCGCAGCTGCAACAGCAACTTGTAAGCCTTAACCATCAGCTACATGCCCTGCAGGCATGAGGCCGAACTTTATAATATGTATCTAGCAAAGCTATAAATTAACGACATTTGATTAGCGGCCTTGAGCTGCACGAGTTTAATGACCAACTCCTGAAACACTATCGAGTAGTCATTAAGAATAAAGTTAGATACGCCAGTTCCGGCAAGAGTGAAGAAGTTAATTCCCATGTCCCCCAGCATGTTGAGTTAACACGCAAACTGCAAACAACACCGCAAATTCTTTCACTCTTGCCATTTTTATTCTTCTTTAGAGGCCGTAGAGGCTGGTCCTTCTGGTATCGATGTTTCTTGAACCAATGTTTCTGGTTCATGAACCACCATGTACCTTTGGGCCTGCCAATCGTATTGGTAAGTCACACCTTGCCACTCATAAAAAGTCTGTGGCCCTTTTATCACCACACGGGCATTGGCAGGTAAACTGTGTAACCCTTCGTCGTAACTAATACTTGTTGTGACCCTTTGCGGCGGTGCAATCTTTTTAGGTTGAATAATTTTCGGCTGTCGGT
This DNA window, taken from Shewanella maritima, encodes the following:
- a CDS encoding HPr family phosphocarrier protein translates to MLQRQITISNKLGLHARAATKLATLAAKFDAEITLIHGDKQASAASVLGLLMLESGVGKTITLTASGNDAQAALDAVSALIDAKFEENS
- the mgtE gene encoding magnesium transporter; amino-acid sequence: MGVEVLDTELTEQRLNQLTQALGSGMFVHVRNMLHDMAPSDVALILESSPPRSRQVLWQLIDQEQAGEILEELGEDLKDALISNMTPERLAQATAGMDTDDLAYILRSLPDTVYHQVLQSMTSQDRHRVEQALSYPDDTAGSLMNTDTVTLRPDVNIDVVLRYLRQRGHLPDATDMLYVVDRRDQVLGGVRLSDLLTCNPSMSVRDVMDIELESIPVDMPANEVAQLFERHDWMSAPIVDSDAKLLGRITIDDVVDVIRENAEHDMMGMAGMDDAEDTFGPVVKSTFKRSLWLTINLFAALLAASVSNMFENTLEQFATIAILMTIVPSMGGVAGNQTLALVIRGIALGHIGQSNSRWLIGKELAIGCLNGVMWAVLVFAAVWLWKGEIALAGLIGGAMLINMTVAGLAGAGIPLILKKFNIDPALAGGMVLTTVTDVIGLFAFLGLATAFLM
- the ptsN gene encoding PTS IIA-like nitrogen regulatory protein PtsN yields the protein MEIRTILQPECTACATPGSKKKVLQLISEIAAEQYSDLSAQEIFESLVAREKKGSTGIGNGIAIPHGRLDSIEQPIAVFIKCDEAIDFDAIDDKPVDLLFALIVPSDQCQQHLATLACIAEKLNDKQTLKQLRKSTDKTQLYQVIAQ
- the hpf gene encoding ribosome hibernation promoting factor: MQINLTGHHIELTDSLREYVDSKFAKLERHFEQINNVHVILNVDKQVQKAEAKVSLSGGEVFATSEHSDMYAAIDSLISKLDRQVIKHKEKLTKH
- a CDS encoding transposase, encoding MQNLTTKAPLGSESTKVSDNENNSLSSLLNRASSAESRNTQVSASRRHHELSMQQTLVHEVIHHNKLVSHVAKEHGISSKKLYQWVKAAQSSANDSKQQQCEQLNLQIAQLQQQLVSLNHQLHALQA
- the lptA gene encoding lipopolysaccharide transport periplasmic protein LptA — encoded protein: MNHVNPRQMLLASAIVALGLVSPMSSLEAKEGDLQQQVKISSVSQKADIKNNQIIFYGPVTVVQGSINIQADELRAFTSDNSVTKTLVATGNPATFSQELDDGKIGTASASEVRYDLASTTLTLTGKAKLDQAGSQVTGDIIRYNIDKQELIAQSKGDERVITIIQPENFQDPSEQAPVEQQPEPQRRIEQQQEPSTQGNQ
- the lptB gene encoding LPS export ABC transporter ATP-binding protein, translating into MTEQITLTAENLAKSYKNRQVVKDVSLSVSTGQIVGLLGPNGAGKTTTFYMVVGLVKSDHGRILIDADDLTSDPMHLRARKGIGYLPQEASIFRKLTVHDNIMAVLQTRKELTKEQRVEELEHLLEEFHITHIRDSQGMALSGGERRRVEIARALAANPKFILLDEPFAGVDPISVIDIKKIIQQLKSRGLGVLITDHNVRETLDVCEHAYIVSQGNLIAEGTPDEILSDQQVRAVYLGEQFKL
- the rapZ gene encoding RNase adapter RapZ, with translation MKLVIVSGRSGSGKSVALRVLEDLGYYCVDNLPIPLINTLLEQLKGSHELIAISVDVRNIKEQGKVLQAQLQLLPADISITSFFLSSNDKVLLKRYSETRRLHPLSKQHLSLQDAIIQEGKLLEPISNITDHFIDTSEFNIYELSDKVREILLGSVDRELVININSFGFKYGMPKEADFMFDVRFLPNPHWEPELRPLTGLDKGVQNFLNQQPQVGKFVLQIDNFFETWMPQLERNNRSYVTIAIGCTGGQHRSVFIAEQVAKRLSTHIKHKILVSHRELSTPAQS
- a CDS encoding RNA polymerase factor sigma-54, yielding MKASLQLKMGQHLTMTPQLQQAIRLLQLSSLELQQEIQQALDSNPLLEVEEFYDGKDASKDKQDQADTDFSEASQKSAETDTSNVDLADSLNKESMPDELPMDTTWDEVYTASPVASTGATSSGSRDDDMPFQGETTEGLYEHLEWQKNLTPFSDTDLAIATAIIDAIDDTGYLTQSTEDILSAMGDEEVELEEVEAVLKRIQHFDPIGVAARDLSECLLIQLAQFPNDTPHIDNARMLIANYLDLIAGRDFRLLMRKTKLKEDELREAIHLIQSLNPKPGAAITPSDDEYVIPDVSVLKKNGRWVVELNPDNMPKIGVNQHYASMARSTKSQADSQFIRGHLQEAKWFIKSLESRNDTLLKVANCIVQFQQGFFEYGEEAMKPMVLNDIAEAVEMHESTISRVTTQKYMHTPRGLFELKYFFSSHVSTDDGGECSSTAIRAFIKKLVAAENQKKPLSDSKMAQLLAEQGINVARRTIAKYREAMLIPPSNQRKSL